GCGGCCGCAGGCCGCGAAGGGGATGGAGGCGAGTTCGGGTCTCGGCGTTGTGGCGCACCCCGCATCCACCACGCGACGCCGACCACGACGAGAGCCCAGAAGATCAGCATCATCAGGCCCATCGCCCACCATGCGACCGAGTCCCCTCGTCCGCTGTCCCAGAACATCATCCGAACCACCTCTTCACTACGTCCTGTTGCGAACCCTGCCCCTGCAGCCTCCGCGAGGGAAGGGGACAAGGTCCTGCGCACTCAGGACATCCGCCCCCCTGCCGCATGGGCTGCCCTGACCGTCGTCGCGGGTGTTCGGCGTGATGAAAGGGAGGGCTGGAAGCGAACCGCCGACGAGGTCTCCCGGCAGGTCGGCGTACGGCCTCTGGTGCGTACCGTTACTGACAAGGACGGCGCGAGCCAGCCTGCTCGTGAGCCGAACCAGTTCTCGATGGCTGCCCGGTAAAGAGGCTCCAGAACTCACGCTCGCGGCTGCCGCGTTCTACCGGCGAGCCCTGGGCTTGGAGCAGGTGGAGAGCATCCCCGCGTATGCCGAGCTCCGATCGGCGGGGGCTAGGGCTCTACCAGCGTGCCGCCTACGCGCACAACACAGGGGCGGTCAGCCCACCTCCTGCGCCCGGCTTGCCGACAGCGACGGAGCTGTACTTCGCCACCTCCGAGGTGGATGAGGCGTTGCACCGGGGCAGGCGGCGGGCGCCGCGCTGCTCTCGCCGTTGTCCCTTCGGGCCTGGGGAGACGAGGCCGCGTACCTGACCGATCCGGATGACCACGTCGTCGTCATGGCTCGCGCTCAGCAGGGGAAAGGTCTCAGTGCACGAGCTCCTTGAGCGCAGCGTTGATCGCTACGATCCCGACCTTCGCGTCGCAGAAGTACATACCGGTACGGGGGTTGACGTACAGCTCGTTGTCGATCCCGGCGTAGCCGTGCCCCATGGACCGCTTGAGGACGACGACACTCCGGGCCTTGTCCACGTCGAGGATGGGCATCCCGTGGATAGCCGAATCGGGCCGACGGGCCGCCGGGTTCGTGACGTCGTTGGCACCGACGACCAGGGCGACGTCGGCGGTCGGGAGCTCGGCGTTGGACTCGTCGAGGTCCCGCATGAGCTCATACGGGACGTTGGCCTCGGCGAGCAGCACGTTCATGTGCCCCGGCATCCGACCTGCTACTGGATGGATCGCGTAGAGCACCTCGACACCGCGCGCGGTGAGCTGCGCTGCGAGCGCCGCCATCTCGTGCTGCGCCTGGGCCGCCGCCAGGCCGTACCCAGGGACCACGACGACTTTGCTGGCGTAGGCCAGCGAGATCGCGACGTCGTCGGCCGTCGTCGAGCGGATCCCGGCGCCGGGCGAGGGAGCCATCGCGCCCGTCCCCGTGTCGGCGGTGCCGAAGCCGCCCAGAACGATGTGCAGAAGCGAGCGATTCATCGCCACGGCCATCAGCCGAGTCAGGATGCCCCCGGAGGCACCGACCAGCGCTCCTGCGGTGATGAGTACGACGCTGTCCAACATGAAGCCAGCCATGGCCACCGCACTGCCGGTGCAGGCGTTGAGCAGGCTGATGACAACGGGCATATCGGCGCCGCCGATGGGCAGCACCATCGTCACGCCGAGGCCCAGTGCCGCCACTCCGATGGCCACGAGCGCGAGAGTCCCGCCGTTCCCGGCATACAGGACCCCACCCGCGACCACGACGACCGCCGCGAAGCCGCCTGACACGACCCGGATCCCTGGGAACATCACGGGGTTGCCGGAGATGACACCCTGCAGCTTCCCCGCGGCGATCAGCGAGCCGGACAGTGTGAGCGCGCCGATGGCGACATCCAAGATCGCTGCCAGCGCCACCGTCGAGGTCGACGGGACGTTCCCGTGGCGGTGCACGACGTCCACGAAGGCGACCAGTGCGGCAGCCCCACCGCCCGCGGCGTTGAACAGGCTCACCAACTGGGGCATGTCCGTGAGCTGGACGACCCGGGCCCCCCAGGCGCCCGCGGCCGCACCCAGCAGCAGACCGGCCGAGAGCACGAGCACCCCCCGCGGGCGGATCGTGCCGTCCTGGACGAGCACTGCGGTCGTGGTGACCACGGCGACGCCCATGGCAGCGGCCGACAGCAGGTTGCCCCGCCTCGCGGTCCGGGGCGAGTTCATCAGATGCAGTCCGAGCACGAAGCACGCCGCCACCGCCAGGTAGACCAGGTGTGTGGCCGTGTGGAAGCCGCTCACGGCCGGCGCTCCGGGGACGGGGGCCGACGGAACATCCCCAGCATCCGGTCGGTGACGACGTAGCCACCGACGACGTTGACCGCCGCGAGCAGGGCTGCCAGGAAGGCCAGCACATACCCCCACGTCGTGTCGGTGGCGGCGGCGACGAGCATCACGCCGACGACGACAACGCCGTGGATGGCGTTCCCGCCGGACATCAGGGGCGTGTGCAGGGTCGCGGGGACCTTGCCGATCACCTCGATGCCGATGAGCACCGCGAGGACGAACACGGCGATGTCAGTGAACAAGACCTGACTCACGATCTACCTCCCGATCCTGTCGTGCGCACAGCGCCGCTGTGCCCGGGTGGACGACACGACCGGCTTGGGTGATGACGATCGCTGCGCTCACCTCATCCTGAGGATCGAGGACGAGGTGCCCCTCCGGGTAGAGGCTGGCGACCACCGCAAGGACGTTGCGGGCGTAGGCCGTCGAGGCCGCACGTGGCACCGCCGACGGCAGGTTGCCCGCGCCGATGATGATGACGCCGGACTCGGTCACGACCCTCTGGTCCGGGACGGAGCCCTCGACGTTTCCGCCCAGCCGGCCGGCGGCGAGGTCGACGACGACGGACCCGGCGCGCATCCGGTCGAGCGCCTGCGTCGTGACCAGGACGGGCGGGCGCCGGCCGGGGACCTGGGCAGTGGTGATGACGACGTCGTGGTGGCCGATGGCGTCTTGCAGCGCGCAGCGCTGGGCCTTGGCCTCGGCGTCGGTGAGGGCGCGGGCGTACCCGCCCTCGCCCAGGGCGTTCAGGGCTGTGAGGGCGTTCACCTCCAGGTACCGGGCTCCGAGGGACTCGATCTCGCCTCTCGCCTCGGGGCGCACGTCGTACCCGCGCACCACCGCGCCGAGGCGTTTGGCCGTGCCGATGGCCTGGAGCCCGGCGACCCCCGCCCCGAGCACGAGGACCTCCGCCGGTCGGACGGTGCCGGCGGCCGTCATGAGCATCGGGAAGTAGCCCGGGTAGGCGTCGGCCGCCACCAGCACCGCCTTGTAGCCCGCGACGTTCGCCTGCGAGGTGAGCGGGTCCATCGACTGGGCGCGGCTGAGAGTTCGCGGGACCTGATCCAGGCTGACCGCGATCACACCCCTGTCTGCGAGCTCTGCCATCAACTGCGGCTGCTCCAGCGGCGCGAGCATCCCGAGGAGCACCTGACCCTCGCTCAGGGTGCCGGGGTCTGGCACGTGCAGGCTCAGCAGCAGGTGCGCCGAGGCGAGCACCTCCCCCCGTGTCAGCACCTCGCCGCCGACGGCCAGGTAGTCGACGTCCGGGAAGCAGGCCGCACGACCGGCGCCCACCTCGACCAGCACCCGGAACCCGAGCCGGGTCAGCTGACCCGCGACATCAGGGGTGACGGAGACCCGGTGCTCACCCGTTGCGGTCTCGGCCAGCACACCGACCGTCGGGGGAGTCATGGCCTCATCTTCAGAGGTACGACCCATCCGGACTAGGGACGGAGGTCCCCCGCCGGCCGCCCCTTGGTCCCACGGTGCGGCAAGTGGCCTCTTGTGCCGGGTTTGATGGAGACCATCCAGCCACGGAGGATCAAGGAGGGCGGCACCACGGAAGTACCCGGATGCGGCCCGATCTTCTCGGTCCGGATGGACTGCCCCTTCTCGCCAGCGGCAACGCCTTCAAGGCTGGCCCGCTGGCCGGTCAGTGGACTCTGCTCGGTGGAGCGGGGGGCAACGACAAGGGCCGCTGACGCGGGTTCCCCCAGGTCAGCGGCCCTGCCAACGGGTGGAGCTGAGGGTGTGCTGCGTCAGGACATCCCGGACTGATGTCTCAGGACATCCCGGACTAGCCGTGCCGACGTTGGTGGGGTGTCCGCAGCCCGTCTGGTCATCACTGCCGTCGTCCTCGAGGGCCGCCCACCGGCCGAGGTCATCGCTGAGTACGGCGTGTCGAAGTCGTGGCTCTACGAGCTCCTGGCTCGTTACCGCGAGGAGGGCGAAGCGGCGTTCACGGCCCGCTCCCGGCGCCCCGGGC
The Mycobacteriales bacterium genome window above contains:
- a CDS encoding NAD(P)(+) transhydrogenase (Re/Si-specific) subunit beta; translation: MSGFHTATHLVYLAVAACFVLGLHLMNSPRTARRGNLLSAAAMGVAVVTTTAVLVQDGTIRPRGVLVLSAGLLLGAAAGAWGARVVQLTDMPQLVSLFNAAGGGAAALVAFVDVVHRHGNVPSTSTVALAAILDVAIGALTLSGSLIAAGKLQGVISGNPVMFPGIRVVSGGFAAVVVVAGGVLYAGNGGTLALVAIGVAALGLGVTMVLPIGGADMPVVISLLNACTGSAVAMAGFMLDSVVLITAGALVGASGGILTRLMAVAMNRSLLHIVLGGFGTADTGTGAMAPSPGAGIRSTTADDVAISLAYASKVVVVPGYGLAAAQAQHEMAALAAQLTARGVEVLYAIHPVAGRMPGHMNVLLAEANVPYELMRDLDESNAELPTADVALVVGANDVTNPAARRPDSAIHGMPILDVDKARSVVVLKRSMGHGYAGIDNELYVNPRTGMYFCDAKVGIVAINAALKELVH
- a CDS encoding NAD(P) transhydrogenase subunit alpha — its product is MTPPTVGVLAETATGEHRVSVTPDVAGQLTRLGFRVLVEVGAGRAACFPDVDYLAVGGEVLTRGEVLASAHLLLSLHVPDPGTLSEGQVLLGMLAPLEQPQLMAELADRGVIAVSLDQVPRTLSRAQSMDPLTSQANVAGYKAVLVAADAYPGYFPMLMTAAGTVRPAEVLVLGAGVAGLQAIGTAKRLGAVVRGYDVRPEARGEIESLGARYLEVNALTALNALGEGGYARALTDAEAKAQRCALQDAIGHHDVVITTAQVPGRRPPVLVTTQALDRMRAGSVVVDLAAGRLGGNVEGSVPDQRVVTESGVIIIGAGNLPSAVPRAASTAYARNVLAVVASLYPEGHLVLDPQDEVSAAIVITQAGRVVHPGTAALCARQDREVDRESGLVH
- a CDS encoding helix-turn-helix domain-containing protein; protein product: MSAARLVITAVVLEGRPPAEVIAEYGVSKSWLYELLARYREEGEAAFTARSRRPGRRACQIVCVSR
- a CDS encoding SHOCT domain-containing protein, whose product is MMFWDSGRGDSVAWWAMGLMMLIFWALVVVGVAWWMRGAPQRRDPNSPPSPSRPAAAQILEERFARGEIDAEEFTVRRALLAERDTGAARR
- a CDS encoding proton-translocating transhydrogenase family protein — its product is MSQVLFTDIAVFVLAVLIGIEVIGKVPATLHTPLMSGGNAIHGVVVVGVMLVAAATDTTWGYVLAFLAALLAAVNVVGGYVVTDRMLGMFRRPPSPERRP